In Chitinophaga nivalis, a single genomic region encodes these proteins:
- a CDS encoding ABC transporter ATP-binding protein has protein sequence MHSTRVEIQDLAVTFPAGNNTITAVNHISLTIGKGEIVGVVGESGSGKSVTALSLMRLIQPPGKISHGSILYRMAADTIDLLQLSDEKVRHYRGNEVAMIFQEPMTSLNPLHTCGDQVTEAIRLHTPMTAQAARQRAIALFEKVKLPDPAAIMERYPHELSGGQKQRVMIAMAISCHPKLLIADEPTTALDVTVQQAILELLRELQQQLDMSVLFITHDLGVVAALAHRVVVMYKGNIVEEGTVEQVFRHPQHPYTKGLLACRPPLDQRLTRLPVTADFMETDSRGQIHEKAGTIKTLVASLVVSDADIQQRTQLLAAAPPLLEVNGLCTWFPVKRSITGKVLKWAKAVDDVSFTVRTGETLGLVGESGCGKTTLGRSLLRLIEPTGGSIVYKGQDLRSLSEKGMRVLRKDMQLIFQDPYASLNPRQSVGSAILEPMQVHGLYGNERAQQERVMALLEMVQLRPEHYNRYPHEFSGGQRQRVVIARALAVAPSFIICDESVAALDVSIQAQVLNLLIDLRKALGFTCIFISHDLSVVRFISDRMMVMRQGKIVETGEADAVYHHPQQAYTQQLIAAIPKGI, from the coding sequence ATGCATTCCACGCGGGTAGAGATACAAGACCTGGCCGTTACTTTTCCGGCAGGCAACAACACCATCACAGCGGTTAATCATATTTCCCTGACGATCGGAAAGGGAGAAATAGTTGGCGTAGTGGGAGAATCCGGTTCGGGTAAGTCCGTTACCGCTCTCTCGCTCATGCGCCTCATACAACCACCGGGAAAAATATCCCATGGCAGCATCCTTTATCGCATGGCTGCAGATACTATAGACCTGCTGCAGCTATCCGATGAAAAGGTGCGCCATTACCGGGGTAATGAAGTGGCCATGATTTTTCAGGAGCCCATGACTTCCCTGAACCCCCTGCATACCTGCGGCGACCAGGTAACAGAAGCTATCCGCCTGCATACGCCGATGACCGCCCAGGCGGCACGGCAACGCGCCATCGCCTTATTTGAAAAGGTGAAATTACCAGATCCCGCCGCTATCATGGAGCGTTACCCACATGAATTATCCGGCGGACAGAAACAACGCGTCATGATTGCCATGGCTATTTCCTGCCATCCCAAACTGCTGATAGCCGATGAGCCTACCACGGCGTTGGATGTTACTGTACAGCAAGCCATCCTGGAATTATTACGCGAGCTACAGCAACAGCTGGACATGAGTGTATTGTTTATCACGCACGATCTGGGCGTGGTGGCCGCATTGGCACACCGCGTCGTGGTGATGTATAAAGGAAATATAGTAGAAGAAGGCACCGTAGAGCAGGTATTCCGTCATCCGCAACACCCCTATACGAAAGGGCTGCTGGCCTGCCGGCCCCCGCTGGACCAGCGTTTGACCAGGTTGCCGGTTACCGCCGACTTCATGGAAACAGACTCACGTGGACAAATACACGAAAAAGCAGGTACAATAAAGACATTGGTTGCATCGTTGGTAGTGAGCGATGCCGACATACAGCAACGGACACAGTTGCTGGCCGCCGCGCCGCCTTTACTGGAAGTAAACGGCTTGTGTACCTGGTTTCCGGTAAAAAGAAGTATCACCGGTAAAGTATTGAAATGGGCCAAAGCCGTAGATGACGTGAGTTTTACCGTACGCACCGGCGAAACATTGGGACTGGTAGGAGAGTCGGGTTGTGGCAAAACCACGTTGGGACGTTCTTTATTACGACTCATAGAACCAACCGGCGGAAGTATTGTTTATAAAGGACAGGATTTGCGTAGCCTGTCAGAAAAAGGAATGCGTGTTTTGCGAAAGGATATGCAGCTGATCTTTCAGGACCCTTATGCATCGCTGAATCCCCGGCAGTCTGTCGGAAGCGCCATTCTGGAACCGATGCAGGTACACGGCTTGTACGGCAATGAACGGGCGCAACAGGAGCGGGTGATGGCCTTGCTGGAAATGGTGCAGCTACGACCGGAACATTATAACCGGTATCCGCATGAGTTTTCCGGCGGACAACGGCAGCGGGTGGTGATTGCACGGGCACTGGCGGTAGCGCCTTCCTTTATTATATGCGACGAATCGGTAGCGGCATTGGATGTCAGCATCCAGGCTCAGGTACTGAACCTGCTGATTGATCTGCGAAAGGCATTGGGTTTTACCTGCATTTTTATTTCTCACGACCTGTCGGTGGTACGTTTTATCAGCGACCGGATGATGGTGATGCGGCAGGGAAAGATCGTAGAAACGGGAGAGGCCGATGCCGTGTATCATCATCCACAGCAGGCGTATACCCAACAACTGATAGCGGCCATCCCGAAAGGGATTTAA
- a CDS encoding AMP nucleosidase, producing MKTKEEIVANWLPRYTGEKLENFGSHILLTNFSNYLTMFAEWNNVKIIGEGKPMQCATAGDITIINFGMGSPGAATVMDLLSAISPKAVLFLGKCGGLKKKNNIGDLILPIAAIRGEGTSTDYFPPEVPALPAFALQKAISTTIRDSGYDYWTGTCYTTNRRVWEHDAEFKQYLEKIRAMAVDMETATIFSVGFYNKIPTGALLLVSDQPMVPEGVKTEESDKKVTTKFVERHLKVGIDSLQKLIESHQTVKHLRF from the coding sequence ATGAAGACAAAAGAAGAAATTGTAGCTAATTGGCTGCCCCGCTACACTGGTGAAAAGTTGGAAAATTTTGGTTCCCACATCCTGCTCACCAATTTCAGTAACTACCTGACGATGTTTGCCGAATGGAACAATGTGAAAATCATTGGCGAAGGTAAACCCATGCAATGCGCTACCGCAGGCGATATCACCATCATCAATTTTGGTATGGGAAGTCCCGGCGCCGCTACTGTAATGGACCTGTTATCGGCCATCTCCCCCAAAGCGGTATTGTTCCTGGGTAAATGTGGCGGATTAAAGAAGAAAAACAACATTGGTGACCTGATTCTACCGATTGCGGCTATACGCGGTGAAGGTACCAGCACCGATTATTTCCCGCCGGAAGTACCTGCCCTGCCTGCATTTGCCCTGCAAAAGGCGATTTCTACCACCATCCGCGATTCCGGATATGACTACTGGACAGGTACCTGCTATACCACCAACCGCCGGGTATGGGAACATGATGCTGAATTCAAACAGTACCTCGAGAAAATCCGTGCCATGGCCGTGGATATGGAAACTGCCACTATCTTTTCGGTAGGTTTCTATAACAAAATCCCGACCGGCGCCCTGTTACTCGTATCTGATCAGCCGATGGTACCGGAAGGCGTGAAAACAGAAGAAAGCGACAAAAAAGTGACCACCAAATTTGTGGAAAGACACCTTAAAGTAGGTATCGATTCCTTACAGAAACTGATTGAAAGCCATCAGACCGTAAAGCACCTGCGTTTTTAG
- a CDS encoding type I restriction enzyme HsdR N-terminal domain-containing protein yields the protein MILINFPAPDFKIVREGDKELIFDRYRKKYVTLTPEEWVRQNFLHYLVKTLAYPAALIGIEKEIFLGELKKRFDIVIYNRQMQPWMLVECKEMNVPLTEQTMQQVIRYNMVIPATYLVVTNGVHTFCGSYAAKEQQWRFLTQLPAFGQ from the coding sequence TTGATCCTGATCAATTTCCCGGCACCCGACTTCAAGATTGTGAGAGAAGGCGATAAAGAGCTGATTTTTGACCGTTACCGTAAAAAATATGTCACCCTCACCCCGGAGGAATGGGTGCGGCAGAATTTCCTGCACTACCTGGTAAAAACCCTGGCGTATCCGGCGGCCCTGATCGGGATAGAGAAGGAAATCTTCCTGGGGGAGCTGAAAAAACGGTTCGACATCGTCATATATAACCGCCAGATGCAGCCCTGGATGCTGGTGGAATGCAAGGAAATGAACGTTCCGCTGACGGAGCAAACGATGCAGCAGGTGATCCGGTACAATATGGTGATTCCGGCCACCTATCTGGTGGTGACCAACGGGGTGCATACCTTTTGTGGCAGCTATGCTGCCAAAGAACAACAGTGGCGTTTTTTAACACAATTACCGGCTTTCGGCCAATAG
- a CDS encoding Glu/Leu/Phe/Val family dehydrogenase: MSQDQHYSFFQSVERSFDKAAAFTKWDKGILEQIKACNAVYQIKFPVRIGDTVQVIEAYRVQHSHHKLPCKGGIRFSDEVNQDEVMALASLMTYKCAIVNVPFGGAKGGLKINPRNYTPFQLEAITRRYTAELVKKNFIGPGTDVPAPDYGTGEREMSWILDTYMSLRPGEIDGYGCVTGKPVSQGGVRGRTEATGLGVFYGLRELCNIKEDMDRLGLTTGIEGKRVIVQGMGNVGYHAAKYFHEAGAKVICLIEWDGAIFNEQGLNPDEVLQHKKATGSIINFPGASNLNKNTDGLELDCEILIPAALENVIDKHNAPNVKAKIIGEAANGPLTPEADEILNKKGVIVVPDMFLNAGGVTVSYFEWLKNLSHVRYGRLGKRFDENMNIHILQTIEDLTGKKVSDKERKFIGHGADEVDLVYSGLEETMHTALHEVRDVMIANPQIHDMRTAAYVCAINKVGAAYEQLGIFP; the protein is encoded by the coding sequence ATGTCGCAAGATCAGCATTATAGCTTTTTCCAAAGTGTGGAAAGAAGTTTCGACAAAGCAGCTGCGTTCACCAAATGGGACAAAGGTATCCTGGAGCAGATCAAAGCCTGCAACGCCGTTTATCAGATTAAATTTCCGGTTAGAATCGGCGATACCGTTCAGGTAATTGAGGCATACCGTGTACAACACTCTCATCACAAACTGCCTTGTAAAGGTGGTATCCGTTTCAGCGATGAAGTAAACCAGGATGAGGTAATGGCGCTGGCGTCCCTGATGACTTATAAATGTGCTATCGTAAACGTACCTTTCGGTGGTGCGAAAGGTGGTCTGAAAATTAATCCCCGCAACTATACTCCCTTCCAGCTGGAAGCTATCACCCGCCGTTACACAGCGGAGCTGGTAAAGAAAAACTTCATCGGACCTGGTACCGACGTTCCTGCTCCTGACTACGGAACCGGCGAAAGAGAAATGAGCTGGATCCTGGATACCTATATGAGCTTACGTCCGGGTGAAATTGATGGTTACGGTTGCGTTACCGGTAAACCTGTTTCTCAGGGCGGTGTACGTGGTCGTACCGAAGCTACTGGTCTGGGTGTATTCTACGGTCTGCGCGAACTGTGCAACATCAAGGAAGACATGGACCGCTTAGGCCTGACTACCGGTATCGAAGGTAAAAGAGTAATTGTACAGGGTATGGGTAACGTAGGTTACCACGCTGCGAAATACTTCCACGAAGCTGGTGCAAAAGTTATCTGCCTGATCGAGTGGGATGGTGCTATCTTCAACGAACAGGGTCTGAATCCTGACGAAGTACTGCAACACAAAAAAGCTACCGGCTCTATCATCAACTTCCCGGGTGCTTCCAACCTCAACAAAAATACAGATGGTCTGGAACTGGATTGCGAAATCCTGATCCCTGCCGCACTGGAAAACGTAATCGATAAACACAACGCGCCTAATGTAAAGGCTAAAATCATCGGTGAAGCCGCTAACGGTCCGTTAACGCCTGAAGCAGATGAAATCCTGAACAAAAAAGGTGTGATCGTAGTACCGGATATGTTCCTGAACGCAGGTGGTGTTACCGTGTCCTACTTCGAATGGCTGAAAAACCTGAGCCACGTACGCTATGGTCGTCTGGGCAAACGTTTTGATGAGAATATGAACATTCATATCCTGCAAACCATCGAAGACCTGACCGGTAAAAAAGTATCCGATAAAGAAAGAAAATTCATTGGTCACGGTGCGGATGAAGTGGATCTGGTATATTCCGGTCTGGAAGAAACCATGCACACTGCCCTGCATGAAGTACGTGATGTAATGATCGCTAACCCACAGATTCACGATATGCGTACTGCAGCTTATGTATGCGCTATCAACAAAGTGGGTGCTGCTTACGAGCAACTGGGTATTTTCCCTTGA
- a CDS encoding CcmD family protein codes for MINKAFSFCLTWALLLISVLANAQQQDTESGAVNQFFRSNGKIYVIVGVLVIIFLGIVLFLINLDRKISKLEKREKNNL; via the coding sequence ATGATTAACAAAGCGTTTTCATTTTGCCTGACATGGGCACTGTTGCTTATATCAGTACTGGCAAATGCACAACAGCAAGACACCGAATCCGGAGCTGTCAACCAGTTTTTCCGCAGCAACGGTAAAATTTATGTGATAGTAGGCGTTTTAGTGATCATCTTTTTGGGTATTGTGTTGTTTCTTATTAACCTGGACAGAAAGATCAGTAAACTGGAGAAAAGAGAAAAAAACAATCTGTAG
- a CDS encoding cytochrome c biogenesis protein has product MARHWWKALAILLVLYVIIAGFTVKIPIIGTNGQSSRGLFFHVPMWICMYTMFAVSVTNSLLYLTKYDLKRDVYASSAAGIGTFFGILGFATGTLWATYTWGGTLTDDPKQMCTAIAILIYMAYLVLRLSIHDIDKRARISAVFNIFAFALLIPLTYIIPRMVDSLHPGSASTPGFASKDTDGGMKMVLYPAFIGWTLLSVWIYSLVVRYKKLELKNIFK; this is encoded by the coding sequence ATGGCCAGACATTGGTGGAAAGCATTAGCGATACTGCTTGTTTTATACGTAATTATCGCCGGGTTCACAGTTAAGATACCAATCATAGGAACCAACGGACAATCTTCACGCGGATTGTTTTTTCATGTGCCGATGTGGATATGTATGTATACCATGTTTGCTGTGTCCGTCACCAACTCCCTTCTTTACCTTACCAAATATGACCTGAAAAGAGACGTATATGCTTCCAGCGCGGCAGGCATCGGTACTTTCTTCGGGATATTGGGATTTGCAACAGGTACCCTGTGGGCTACCTACACCTGGGGAGGTACCCTGACGGATGATCCCAAACAGATGTGTACGGCGATTGCCATCCTCATCTATATGGCCTACCTGGTATTACGTTTATCGATTCATGATATCGACAAACGGGCACGGATATCCGCAGTTTTTAACATTTTTGCATTTGCATTACTCATTCCACTGACCTATATTATCCCCCGAATGGTCGATTCTTTGCACCCGGGGAGTGCCAGCACACCCGGCTTTGCTTCAAAAGATACGGATGGCGGCATGAAAATGGTACTGTATCCGGCCTTTATCGGATGGACTTTATTAAGTGTGTGGATTTACTCGCTCGTAGTACGCTACAAGAAATTAGAGCTTAAAAATATTTTTAAATGA
- a CDS encoding heme exporter protein CcmB, producing MKKNRPIHQTLTLVKKDLLLELRQQYAFYGVLLYIVSTVFVINLMMGRPDDKIWNALFWVIQLFVSVNAIAKSFMQESRGRLLYFYSLVHPRCFIAAKLIYNVILMVLMSLISLGCSLIFLGNPIINPWYFIGMVLLGGISLSLLFTMLAAIAAQANHNAALMAVMGFPLIMPVLMLLANISLSAFVTVFQPDLPKMFLLLGGMDVLIIALTMILFPFLWKD from the coding sequence ATGAAAAAAAATCGTCCCATACATCAGACATTGACCCTCGTGAAAAAGGACCTGTTGCTGGAATTGCGCCAGCAGTATGCGTTTTATGGGGTATTGCTTTACATTGTATCTACCGTGTTTGTTATTAATCTGATGATGGGCCGGCCGGACGATAAAATCTGGAATGCCCTTTTCTGGGTGATACAGCTGTTTGTATCGGTGAACGCCATTGCCAAAAGTTTTATGCAGGAAAGCCGGGGCCGGTTACTATATTTCTATTCCCTGGTACATCCCCGTTGTTTTATAGCGGCCAAACTGATTTACAATGTTATCCTGATGGTGCTGATGAGCCTCATCTCGCTGGGATGCAGCCTTATTTTCCTGGGCAACCCCATCATCAACCCCTGGTATTTTATCGGGATGGTATTGCTGGGAGGTATCAGTTTATCGTTGTTATTCACCATGCTGGCGGCTATTGCGGCCCAGGCCAATCATAATGCCGCCCTGATGGCGGTAATGGGATTCCCCCTGATTATGCCGGTACTGATGTTGCTGGCCAATATTTCCCTGTCGGCTTTTGTGACCGTATTTCAGCCAGACCTGCCTAAAATGTTCCTGCTGCTGGGAGGGATGGATGTACTGATAATAGCGCTTACCATGATTCTTTTCCCCTTCCTCTGGAAAGACTAA
- the accC gene encoding acetyl-CoA carboxylase biotin carboxylase subunit: MKKSGIHKILVANRGEIALRIMRSAREMGIKTVAVFSEADRTMPFVQYADEAVCIGPAPSNQSYLLGDKIIAVAKEKGADSIHPGYGFLSENARFAQQVSDAGLTFIGPSAASIEVMGSKLAAKQAAQKFGVPMVPGTETPLRSVEEAREVVKKTGFPILIKASAGGGGKGMRVVNNPEELEEQIRMAKSEALNAFGDDAVFIEKYVGSPRHIEIQILGDQHGNCVYLFERECSIQRRHQKLIEEAPSSCLTPEIRAAMGACAVNVAKACDYYGAGTVEFLVDEQLNFYFLEMNTRLQVEHPVTELITGLDLVKEQIKIARGETLAFTQDSLQINGHAIELRICAEDPANNFLPDTGKLETYIRPQGYGVRVDDGYEQGMDIPIYYDPMIAKLIAWGANREEARHRLLRAIEEYQVKGIRTTLPFGQWALQQPAFITGHFDTNFIAKYFTPQALQEASETVNKLAAILAAQVWQEQNISLQQVTDTTIKSSAWKKRNTLR, translated from the coding sequence ATGAAAAAATCAGGTATACATAAAATCCTTGTCGCCAATCGCGGAGAAATAGCCTTACGGATCATGCGTTCAGCACGGGAAATGGGAATCAAAACTGTAGCGGTATTCTCCGAAGCCGATCGTACGATGCCTTTTGTACAATATGCCGACGAAGCAGTATGTATTGGGCCGGCGCCGTCCAACCAATCGTACTTGCTGGGAGATAAAATCATAGCAGTAGCAAAAGAAAAAGGAGCCGACAGTATCCACCCCGGATACGGTTTTTTAAGTGAGAACGCCCGCTTTGCCCAACAGGTCAGCGATGCAGGACTTACTTTCATAGGCCCTTCTGCCGCTTCCATTGAAGTAATGGGTAGTAAGCTGGCCGCCAAACAGGCCGCGCAGAAATTCGGGGTACCCATGGTACCCGGTACCGAAACGCCGCTGCGCAGCGTGGAAGAAGCCCGCGAAGTAGTAAAGAAAACAGGTTTCCCGATTCTCATCAAAGCTTCTGCCGGTGGTGGAGGTAAGGGAATGCGGGTAGTCAATAATCCGGAAGAACTGGAAGAACAGATCCGGATGGCTAAAAGTGAAGCCCTCAACGCATTCGGCGACGATGCGGTATTCATAGAAAAATATGTGGGTTCTCCCCGTCATATCGAAATCCAGATCCTGGGCGATCAGCACGGGAACTGCGTATACCTGTTTGAAAGGGAATGTTCGATACAACGCCGCCACCAGAAACTGATTGAAGAAGCGCCGTCTTCCTGTCTGACCCCGGAAATCCGGGCGGCGATGGGCGCCTGCGCAGTGAACGTAGCCAAAGCCTGCGACTACTATGGCGCCGGTACTGTGGAGTTTCTGGTAGATGAACAACTCAACTTCTATTTCCTGGAAATGAATACCCGCCTGCAGGTAGAACATCCGGTAACAGAACTGATCACCGGATTGGACCTCGTAAAGGAACAAATTAAAATAGCCCGTGGGGAAACCCTGGCGTTTACGCAGGATAGCCTGCAGATCAACGGTCACGCGATTGAACTGCGTATCTGTGCGGAAGATCCGGCCAACAACTTCCTCCCGGATACCGGTAAGCTGGAAACTTATATCCGGCCACAGGGTTACGGCGTACGGGTAGACGACGGCTACGAGCAAGGCATGGATATCCCTATTTACTACGATCCTATGATCGCCAAGCTGATTGCGTGGGGAGCCAACCGCGAAGAGGCCCGGCACCGCCTCCTCCGCGCCATTGAAGAGTACCAGGTAAAAGGTATCCGCACCACCCTGCCCTTCGGACAATGGGCTTTACAGCAACCCGCATTTATCACAGGTCACTTCGACACCAACTTTATCGCGAAATATTTTACGCCGCAGGCACTCCAGGAGGCATCTGAAACCGTCAATAAACTGGCGGCTATACTGGCTGCACAAGTGTGGCAGGAACAAAACATATCTTTACAACAGGTAACTGATACAACGATAAAATCATCCGCCTGGAAAAAAAGAAATACGTTAAGATAA
- a CDS encoding GtrA family protein: MIQNLILQIIDFFYQPFAKIMPRQTFRYLACGGSNTALDIFLYFICYNFILHQQMVQLPFISISAHIAALFMSMAVTFPTGFLLSKFVVFSDSNLRGRIQLFRYFLLVGICVMLNYVLMKLFVDRLHLFPTVGKICTTVLVVIFSYLTQKKFTFKVKQTS; encoded by the coding sequence ATGATACAGAATCTTATATTACAGATTATTGATTTCTTCTACCAACCTTTTGCCAAGATAATGCCGCGGCAAACCTTCCGCTACCTGGCATGTGGTGGCAGCAATACCGCGCTGGATATATTTCTGTATTTCATATGCTACAATTTCATTTTACACCAACAAATGGTACAGCTGCCATTTATCAGTATCAGCGCCCATATTGCCGCGCTGTTCATGTCGATGGCGGTCACTTTCCCTACCGGCTTCCTGCTGAGTAAATTTGTGGTGTTTTCAGATTCCAACCTGCGTGGCCGGATACAACTGTTCCGTTACTTCTTACTGGTAGGCATCTGCGTTATGCTGAATTATGTGCTCATGAAACTGTTTGTAGACAGGTTACACCTGTTTCCTACCGTCGGAAAAATATGTACGACAGTACTGGTGGTGATCTTCAGTTATCTCACCCAGAAAAAATTCACCTTTAAAGTGAAACAAACGAGTTAA
- a CDS encoding thymidine kinase yields the protein MFIEPSLAGGRRGWIEVICGSMFSGKTEELIRRLKRVHIANLKVEIFKPAVDTRYDEGSIVSHDENKIVSTPIENSQQILLLAQEVDVVGIDEAQFFDNELPNVCDQLALRGIRVIIAGLDMDYTGKPFGQMPFLLAKADYITKLHAICVKCGHIANYSYRKSAVKETLLLGEKDLYEPRCRHCYYEQQ from the coding sequence ATGTTTATTGAACCTTCTCTTGCAGGAGGACGGAGGGGCTGGATCGAAGTAATTTGCGGCTCTATGTTCTCGGGAAAAACCGAAGAACTCATCCGCCGGCTGAAACGGGTACACATTGCCAATCTGAAGGTAGAAATCTTTAAACCGGCGGTAGACACCCGTTATGATGAAGGTAGTATCGTGTCGCACGATGAAAACAAGATTGTGTCTACGCCGATCGAGAATTCCCAGCAGATATTGTTACTGGCGCAGGAAGTAGATGTAGTAGGGATTGATGAAGCCCAGTTTTTTGATAATGAACTGCCCAATGTATGCGACCAGCTGGCATTGCGCGGTATCCGGGTGATTATTGCCGGCCTGGACATGGACTATACCGGCAAACCATTTGGCCAGATGCCATTTTTGCTGGCCAAGGCAGATTATATTACCAAGCTGCACGCCATCTGCGTGAAATGCGGGCATATTGCCAATTATTCCTACCGTAAATCTGCGGTGAAGGAAACTTTGCTGCTGGGCGAAAAAGATTTGTATGAACCGAGATGCCGGCATTGTTATTACGAGCAGCAATAA
- a CDS encoding 3-deoxy-D-manno-octulosonic acid transferase — MIATGIYNTGLQLYKAGVQLAALAGKVKAQRWLKGRQDWQLRMRQQGVGTSPVVWIHAASLGEFEQGKPVLEAIRAQYPQYKILLTFFSPSGYEVRKDYKGADYVYYLPLDTRGNARDFLDIVKPSLAIFIKYEFWYHFLTELHTRRIPTLLVSGIFREKQVFFKAWGGMFRRLLQQLTHIFVQNDASLVLLQNIGLTQVSRSGDTRFDRVAALLTEQTSLPLIDNFAAGQQLVVAGSSWPSDEQVLATWWHSRQQPGLKLIIAPHEIHDAHIEAIVALFPTAVRYTALKAGAVPADVLIIDNIGMLMALYRYATLAYVGGGFDKDGIHNLLEPAVYSKPVIIGPEFKKYFEAVELVAEKGALVVQDAETLRSSVDALLSDKNYYQQTAAIAGNYVAANTGATHKILQYIQEKRFLSKA; from the coding sequence ATGATAGCAACAGGAATTTACAACACAGGGCTTCAATTATATAAAGCAGGTGTGCAGCTGGCTGCCCTTGCCGGAAAAGTAAAAGCACAGCGCTGGCTGAAAGGCCGGCAGGACTGGCAATTACGGATGCGGCAACAGGGGGTAGGTACCAGCCCGGTGGTATGGATACACGCCGCTTCCCTGGGTGAATTTGAGCAGGGCAAGCCGGTGTTGGAAGCTATCCGGGCGCAATATCCACAGTATAAAATTTTGTTAACTTTTTTTTCCCCTTCCGGCTATGAAGTCAGAAAGGATTACAAAGGCGCCGACTATGTCTACTACCTGCCGCTGGATACCCGGGGCAATGCCCGCGATTTCCTGGACATCGTAAAGCCATCGCTGGCCATCTTTATCAAGTATGAATTTTGGTATCATTTCCTCACGGAGCTGCATACACGTCGTATTCCCACGTTGCTGGTATCCGGTATTTTCCGGGAGAAGCAGGTGTTTTTTAAAGCCTGGGGCGGCATGTTCCGCCGCCTGCTGCAACAGCTGACACATATTTTTGTACAGAACGACGCTTCCCTGGTATTACTCCAAAACATCGGGCTAACGCAGGTAAGCCGGAGCGGCGATACCCGCTTCGACCGGGTAGCCGCCTTGCTGACAGAACAAACATCGTTGCCGCTGATCGACAATTTTGCCGCCGGGCAGCAGCTGGTGGTGGCCGGCAGCTCGTGGCCATCAGACGAACAGGTGCTGGCTACGTGGTGGCATAGCCGGCAGCAGCCGGGGTTAAAGCTGATTATTGCCCCCCACGAAATTCATGATGCTCACATTGAAGCCATTGTGGCGCTGTTTCCCACGGCCGTGCGGTATACGGCGCTGAAAGCAGGCGCTGTACCGGCAGACGTGCTGATTATCGATAACATCGGGATGTTGATGGCATTGTATCGGTATGCCACGCTGGCCTATGTAGGCGGCGGATTCGATAAAGACGGTATCCACAACCTGCTGGAGCCGGCCGTTTACAGTAAGCCGGTGATTATAGGGCCGGAATTCAAAAAGTACTTCGAAGCTGTGGAGCTGGTGGCGGAAAAGGGAGCCTTGGTGGTACAGGATGCGGAAACCTTACGGAGCAGCGTAGATGCTTTGTTGTCGGATAAAAATTATTATCAGCAAACCGCCGCTATCGCGGGTAACTATGTGGCAGCCAATACCGGCGCCACGCATAAAATTCTGCAGTATATTCAGGAAAAACGTTTTCTCAGCAAAGCATAG